One region of Chryseobacterium sp. SORGH_AS_0447 genomic DNA includes:
- a CDS encoding AIM24 family protein, producing the protein MSKYSIEAFVNETKENPQERDYFELEKPQLLEINLNNQSVWTKAGSMVGYVGNINFERQGMLSGGIGNLLKKAISGEGARLMKAEGTGKLYVADEGKKVRILYLNNESVCVNGNDVLAHEQSIKSDITMLKSIAGVMSGGLFQVKLSGTGHIAITTHGDPLTLLVTPDAPVFTDPNATVAWSGNLSPELKTSVSLKSLIGRGSGEEFQMKFSGNGWVLIQPYEEVYRIEK; encoded by the coding sequence ATGAGCAAATATTCAATTGAAGCTTTTGTAAATGAAACGAAAGAAAATCCGCAGGAAAGGGATTATTTCGAGCTTGAAAAACCCCAGCTGCTGGAGATTAACCTGAACAACCAATCGGTATGGACAAAGGCCGGAAGCATGGTCGGATATGTAGGCAATATCAATTTCGAAAGACAGGGGATGCTTTCGGGAGGGATCGGTAATTTACTGAAAAAAGCCATCAGCGGTGAAGGTGCCCGATTGATGAAAGCCGAAGGTACGGGGAAATTATATGTTGCGGATGAAGGGAAAAAAGTGAGAATCCTTTATCTGAACAACGAATCGGTCTGTGTCAACGGAAATGATGTCCTCGCCCATGAGCAGAGCATTAAAAGCGACATTACCATGCTGAAAAGCATTGCCGGCGTGATGTCGGGTGGACTTTTCCAGGTAAAATTATCCGGGACTGGTCACATTGCGATTACGACCCACGGCGATCCGCTGACGTTATTGGTAACGCCTGATGCACCGGTTTTCACCGATCCGAATGCTACTGTAGCCTGGTCCGGCAATCTGAGTCCTGAGCTGAAAACCAGTGTTTCCCTAAAAAGCCTGATCGGAAGAGGAAGCGGTGAAGAATTCCAGATGAAGTTTTCCGGGAACGGATGGGTTTTGATTCAGCCGTATGAAGAGGTGTATAGGATTGAGAAATAA
- the rlmN gene encoding 23S rRNA (adenine(2503)-C(2))-methyltransferase RlmN, producing the protein MKDIRTLSLDQLKEYFVSLGEKPFRAKQVYDWLWSKNLHSIDEMTNLSKTLRERISEEYTINPVSVDQLQKSTDGTIKNGVKLHDGLLVESVLIPTETRTTACVSSQVGCSLNCEFCATARLKRMRNLEVAEIVDQVALIDSQSKMYFDRPLSNIVFMGMGEPMMNYKNVVEAIRKITQPEGLGMSPRRITVSTSGIPKMIKMLADEELRVKLALSLHSAIETKRNEIMPFSDKFPLTEIMEALQYWYQKTGSVITFEYCVWKGINDGDEDIKALIKYCKQVPSKVNLIQYNPIGDGKYDQCNKQAEENYIRQLENAGIVCVVRKSRGGDIDAACGQLANKTVD; encoded by the coding sequence ATGAAAGATATCCGTACTTTATCACTCGACCAGCTTAAAGAATACTTTGTTTCTTTAGGGGAAAAGCCGTTTCGTGCGAAGCAGGTTTACGACTGGCTGTGGAGTAAAAATCTTCATTCGATTGATGAAATGACGAATCTTTCGAAAACCCTCCGGGAAAGAATTTCTGAGGAATATACCATTAATCCGGTTTCGGTGGATCAGCTGCAGAAAAGCACGGACGGAACCATCAAAAACGGAGTGAAGCTGCACGACGGCCTGTTGGTGGAATCGGTTCTGATTCCTACGGAAACGAGAACGACGGCTTGTGTTTCATCACAGGTCGGATGCTCGTTAAACTGCGAATTCTGTGCGACTGCAAGGCTCAAAAGAATGAGAAACCTTGAAGTAGCAGAAATTGTAGACCAGGTAGCATTGATCGACAGCCAAAGCAAAATGTACTTCGACCGGCCGCTTTCCAATATTGTTTTTATGGGAATGGGCGAGCCGATGATGAACTACAAAAATGTGGTGGAAGCCATCCGTAAAATTACCCAGCCGGAAGGCTTGGGAATGTCGCCGAGAAGAATTACCGTTTCTACTTCAGGAATTCCTAAAATGATCAAAATGTTAGCCGATGAAGAACTGCGCGTGAAACTGGCGTTATCGCTGCATTCGGCCATTGAAACCAAGCGGAATGAGATCATGCCGTTTTCGGATAAATTTCCATTAACGGAGATTATGGAAGCCCTCCAGTACTGGTATCAGAAGACCGGATCGGTCATCACTTTTGAGTACTGTGTATGGAAAGGCATCAACGATGGCGACGAAGACATCAAGGCCCTGATTAAATACTGCAAGCAGGTACCTTCTAAAGTTAATCTGATCCAGTACAATCCGATCGGTGACGGAAAATACGACCAGTGCAACAAGCAGGCGGAAGAGAACTACATCCGTCAGCTGGAAAATGCAGGAATCGTGTGTGTCGTAAGAAAAAGCCGCGGTGGTGATATCGATGCAGCCTGTGGCCAGCTGGCCAATAAAACGGTCGATTAA
- a CDS encoding type IA DNA topoisomerase: MKLCIAEKPSVARDIAKVLGATTPKQGYMEGNGYCVTWTFGHLCTLKEPHDYGPQYKSWNLFLLPIIPPNFGIKLIPNKGVENQFKVIERLVEECDEVINCGDAGQEGELIQRWVLQKAKCNKPIQRLWISSLTEEAIKEGFSNLKPAEEYKNLYLAGNARAIGDWLLGINATRLFTKKFGGNKAVLSIGRVQTPTLAMLVQRQKEIDAFTTEEYWELKTKYREVIFNAAIDRLKTLERAEKGLEYLKQNPFEIVSFEIKEGKEKNPRLFDLTALQVEANKKYGYSAENTLNYIQSLYEKKHVTYPRVDTTYLSESLHPKIEGILRKMYFYQELIAPLLEAPIPKSKAVFDDTKVTDHHAIIPTEVPPSQNLSREEKLVYDLVAKRFIAVFYPECKISNTLVEGKVGTIPFKTSGRQVLEPGWRAVYAKEPKEETTDKEKEKEEEQTIPEFTVGETGPHDPMIHQGKTSPPKPYTEATLLRAMETAGRQVEDEELREMLKNNGIGRPSTRANIIETLFKRKYIEKKRKNLIATQTGIQLIDTIEDELLKSPELTGEWESKLRKIESGQYEANLFKEELIQMVTELTKKVVDGKGKVIALEEEKAEVTKEKKKREPAVKKELATWEETKCPKCKAHHLLKGKTAVGCSDFKNCGFKVSFEIFGKKLSDKQLMDLVVKGKTSKLKGFTAHPETLAEGVLSMDENFAVALV, encoded by the coding sequence ATGAAACTTTGTATTGCCGAGAAACCCAGTGTTGCCAGAGATATCGCCAAAGTATTGGGCGCGACCACGCCGAAGCAGGGCTATATGGAAGGAAACGGCTATTGCGTGACATGGACGTTCGGGCACCTCTGCACCCTCAAAGAACCTCATGATTACGGTCCCCAGTACAAATCCTGGAATCTTTTCCTGCTGCCGATCATTCCGCCTAATTTTGGGATCAAATTAATTCCGAACAAAGGCGTTGAAAATCAATTCAAAGTGATTGAGAGGTTGGTGGAAGAATGCGATGAGGTGATCAACTGTGGGGATGCCGGGCAGGAGGGAGAGCTGATCCAGCGGTGGGTGTTGCAGAAAGCAAAATGCAATAAGCCTATCCAGCGGTTATGGATTTCGTCCCTTACCGAAGAAGCGATTAAAGAAGGTTTTTCAAATTTAAAGCCGGCCGAAGAATACAAAAACCTCTACCTCGCAGGAAACGCGCGGGCGATCGGCGACTGGCTTCTGGGAATCAATGCCACCAGGCTTTTTACAAAGAAATTCGGCGGAAACAAGGCTGTCCTTTCCATCGGAAGGGTTCAGACCCCTACGTTGGCCATGCTGGTGCAACGCCAGAAAGAGATCGATGCTTTTACCACCGAAGAATACTGGGAGCTGAAAACCAAATACCGCGAAGTAATTTTCAATGCGGCCATCGACCGTCTCAAAACCCTGGAACGTGCCGAAAAAGGCCTCGAATATCTCAAGCAGAATCCTTTTGAGATTGTTTCTTTTGAAATTAAAGAAGGAAAAGAAAAAAATCCGAGACTCTTTGATTTAACGGCCCTTCAGGTAGAAGCCAATAAAAAATACGGCTATTCTGCAGAAAATACGCTCAACTATATTCAGAGCCTGTACGAGAAAAAGCACGTCACCTATCCGAGGGTTGATACGACGTATCTATCCGAAAGCCTACATCCGAAAATAGAAGGCATTCTCCGGAAAATGTATTTCTATCAGGAACTTATTGCTCCTTTGCTGGAAGCGCCGATCCCGAAATCAAAGGCAGTCTTTGATGATACCAAAGTAACGGATCACCACGCCATCATCCCGACGGAAGTGCCGCCTTCACAGAATCTGAGCCGCGAGGAAAAGCTGGTGTACGATCTGGTGGCCAAACGGTTTATTGCCGTATTTTACCCGGAATGTAAAATTTCAAATACGCTGGTGGAAGGGAAAGTGGGAACCATCCCGTTCAAAACAAGCGGAAGGCAGGTTCTTGAGCCCGGATGGAGAGCCGTTTACGCCAAAGAGCCTAAAGAAGAAACCACTGATAAAGAAAAAGAAAAGGAAGAGGAACAGACCATTCCTGAATTTACAGTAGGAGAAACCGGGCCGCATGATCCGATGATCCACCAGGGAAAGACATCTCCGCCGAAGCCATATACCGAAGCCACACTCCTGAGAGCCATGGAAACCGCAGGAAGGCAAGTGGAAGACGAGGAGCTCCGCGAAATGCTGAAAAACAACGGTATCGGAAGACCTTCGACCCGCGCCAATATCATCGAAACCCTCTTCAAACGGAAATACATCGAAAAGAAAAGGAAAAACCTCATTGCTACCCAGACCGGAATTCAGCTGATCGACACCATTGAAGACGAATTGCTGAAAAGCCCGGAACTGACCGGGGAATGGGAATCGAAGCTACGGAAGATTGAAAGCGGGCAGTACGAAGCCAACCTGTTTAAGGAGGAACTAATCCAGATGGTGACAGAACTTACGAAGAAAGTGGTCGACGGAAAAGGAAAAGTCATTGCTTTGGAAGAAGAAAAAGCTGAAGTGACGAAGGAAAAGAAAAAAAGAGAGCCGGCTGTAAAGAAAGAACTGGCGACATGGGAAGAAACTAAATGCCCGAAATGCAAAGCGCATCATCTCCTGAAAGGAAAAACAGCGGTGGGATGTTCGGATTTCAAAAACTGCGGCTTTAAGGTTTCGTTTGAAATTTTCGGTAAAAAGCTATCCGATAAACAACTTATGGATCTTGTGGTGAAAGGAAAAACGTCCAAATTAAAAGGATTTACCGCCCACCCTGAAACGTTGGCAGAGGGAGTCCTGTCCATGGATGAAAACTTTGCAGTAGCTCTTGTCTAA
- the queA gene encoding tRNA preQ1(34) S-adenosylmethionine ribosyltransferase-isomerase QueA, whose amino-acid sequence MKTSDFNFDLPAELLAEHPSEHRDDARLMVLDRKTETIQHKLFKDVVDYFDEGDLFIFNNTKVFPARLYGNKEKTGAKIEVFLLRELDKETRVWDVLVDPARKIRIGNKLFFTEDESLVAEVIDNTTSRGRTLRFLFDGSYEEFRAKLKELGETPLPKYIKRDVEPEDAERYQTIYAKVEGAVAAPTAGLHFSKHLMKRLEIKGIDFAEVTLHVGLGTFNPIEVEDLSKHKMESEEIFIDEKNAQIINNAVDAHRRVCAVGTTTMRTLETSVSSNKKISAFHGWTNKFIYPPHEFGVANCMITNFHTPKSTLIMMIAAFAGRDFVMHAYEEAVKEKYKFYSYGDAMLIL is encoded by the coding sequence ATGAAAACATCAGATTTTAATTTTGATCTTCCTGCAGAATTATTAGCAGAGCACCCATCCGAACACAGAGACGACGCGAGATTAATGGTTTTGGACAGAAAAACCGAAACCATCCAGCACAAACTCTTCAAAGATGTGGTAGACTATTTTGATGAAGGAGATCTTTTTATCTTCAACAATACCAAAGTTTTCCCGGCCCGTCTGTACGGAAACAAAGAAAAAACAGGAGCGAAAATCGAAGTTTTCCTATTGAGAGAGCTTGATAAGGAAACCCGTGTTTGGGATGTTTTGGTAGATCCTGCAAGAAAAATCAGAATTGGAAATAAATTATTCTTCACGGAAGACGAATCTTTGGTGGCTGAGGTAATCGACAATACGACATCCAGAGGAAGAACGCTAAGATTCTTATTCGACGGTTCTTACGAAGAATTCAGAGCCAAATTAAAGGAACTTGGAGAAACTCCGCTTCCGAAATATATCAAAAGAGACGTTGAACCGGAAGATGCTGAAAGATACCAGACCATCTATGCAAAAGTGGAGGGCGCTGTTGCGGCACCTACCGCAGGTCTGCACTTTTCAAAACATCTGATGAAGAGACTGGAGATCAAAGGGATCGATTTTGCTGAGGTGACGCTTCACGTAGGTTTGGGAACTTTCAACCCGATCGAGGTGGAAGATCTTTCCAAGCACAAAATGGAGTCTGAAGAGATCTTCATCGACGAAAAAAATGCTCAGATTATCAACAATGCTGTTGATGCCCATAGAAGAGTATGTGCAGTAGGTACAACTACCATGAGAACTTTGGAAACTTCGGTTTCTTCCAATAAAAAGATTTCTGCATTCCACGGATGGACCAATAAATTCATCTATCCGCCTCACGAATTTGGAGTAGCCAACTGTATGATCACCAACTTCCACACGCCTAAATCTACATTAATTATGATGATTGCCGCATTTGCAGGAAGAGATTTTGTAATGCACGCATACGAAGAAGCCGTAAAAGAGAAATACAAATTCTACTCTTACGGGGATGCGATGTTAATTCTATAA
- a CDS encoding DNA-deoxyinosine glycosylase has translation MSDRISSFPPIIDRSSRILILGSIPGVKSLEKQQYYAHPQNKFWKIIFELLNEDFTDDYSKKIEVIKKHHIGLWDVIDSCERKGSLDSEIRNEEANRIEELLENHSNIKAIFCNGGKSFKNLQKILGKNYKIPVFLLPSTSPLHTVFFEKKLEEWKKIKSYL, from the coding sequence ATGTCCGATAGAATTTCATCTTTCCCGCCCATTATCGACCGCAGTTCCAGAATTTTAATCCTGGGATCGATTCCCGGGGTAAAATCATTGGAAAAACAGCAATATTATGCACATCCGCAAAACAAATTCTGGAAAATTATTTTTGAACTGCTCAATGAAGATTTCACCGATGACTATTCTAAAAAAATCGAAGTGATCAAAAAACATCATATTGGCCTCTGGGATGTTATCGATTCCTGCGAAAGAAAGGGAAGCCTCGATTCCGAGATCAGAAACGAAGAAGCCAACAGGATCGAAGAGCTGCTGGAGAACCATTCCAACATCAAAGCCATCTTCTGCAACGGTGGAAAATCTTTTAAAAATCTACAGAAAATACTGGGAAAGAATTATAAAATTCCTGTATTTTTACTGCCTTCAACCAGCCCGCTTCATACGGTTTTTTTCGAAAAGAAGCTGGAAGAATGGAAGAAGATTAAAAGCTATTTATGA
- a CDS encoding alpha/beta fold hydrolase, protein MKKILGLIVFCICTLGFAQNQNFGKNPAAGKILNLKDADIYYEIYGKGEPLFLLHGNGGSIDAFAKEIPILSKHFMIVAMDSRGQGKSTDTSKDPLTYRKFADDVKLLADKLKLKKINILGWSDGGNTALEFAIKYPGRTNKIITSGANVFPAGVGENEVGAMKRDVADKVAQQKPQSEIRLVQLMIDEPNITKQQLNNIKAKVLVVAGENDLILRSHTEYIAKEIPFSKLKIYKGASHGVPIERAEELSKDVIDFIKTP, encoded by the coding sequence ATGAAAAAAATATTAGGGCTGATCGTCTTTTGCATCTGTACGCTTGGCTTTGCCCAAAATCAAAACTTCGGAAAGAATCCCGCAGCCGGAAAAATCCTGAATCTGAAAGACGCCGATATATATTACGAAATATATGGGAAAGGAGAGCCGTTGTTTCTGCTTCATGGAAATGGCGGCAGCATCGATGCATTTGCCAAAGAAATCCCGATCCTTTCAAAGCATTTTATGATTGTTGCTATGGATTCGCGAGGGCAGGGGAAAAGTACGGATACTTCCAAAGACCCACTGACGTATAGGAAATTTGCAGATGATGTGAAGCTGCTTGCCGATAAGCTTAAATTAAAAAAGATAAACATTCTCGGTTGGAGCGATGGGGGAAATACCGCCCTTGAATTTGCCATTAAATATCCCGGGCGAACCAACAAGATTATTACCAGCGGAGCCAATGTGTTCCCGGCCGGCGTGGGTGAAAATGAAGTAGGGGCCATGAAGCGCGACGTTGCTGATAAAGTTGCCCAGCAAAAGCCCCAAAGTGAAATCCGCCTCGTTCAGCTGATGATCGATGAACCCAACATCACCAAACAGCAGCTGAACAACATCAAAGCAAAAGTGCTGGTGGTAGCAGGTGAAAATGACCTCATCCTCCGTTCCCATACTGAATATATCGCCAAAGAAATTCCGTTCTCAAAGCTCAAAATCTACAAAGGCGCATCCCATGGCGTTCCGATCGAAAGAGCGGAAGAGCTCAGCAAGGATGTTATTGACTTCATAAAGACACCTTGA
- a CDS encoding phage holin family protein, whose product MNLIIRLLVTAVVAYLLTMILPGVHFTGFVGAVIFAIVLGLLNLFVKPVLNLFGLPLTIITLGLFTLVINAIIILMADYFIDSMEVNGFLWALIFSILLSVVTSLANSMFSDGD is encoded by the coding sequence ATGAATTTAATCATTCGCCTGCTGGTAACAGCCGTTGTGGCTTATCTGCTTACCATGATTTTACCGGGCGTGCATTTTACGGGATTCGTTGGGGCCGTTATTTTTGCCATAGTCCTGGGGCTTCTGAATTTGTTTGTAAAACCTGTTCTAAATCTTTTCGGATTGCCTCTTACCATCATTACTTTAGGTTTGTTTACATTGGTGATCAATGCCATTATCATTCTGATGGCCGACTACTTTATAGACAGCATGGAAGTTAATGGATTCTTGTGGGCGCTGATCTTCAGTATCCTGCTGTCCGTGGTAACTTCTCTGGCCAATTCGATGTTTTCGGATGGCGATTAA
- a CDS encoding S9 family peptidase: MKLKYSLLAMAAPLLMNAQQVMTPEILWTLKKVGVQAVSPDQSSLIYKVGQVDLKTEKTKNENYFLNVLSNQSTKIDLGKKALIQWDKNGIYAQEGDKIFLSKDSGKTWTEFYTIGEADNIVISPDGKKIAFSKQVLMERVMGKDKYPDTPKTTAQVYTDLNHRHWDYFNEGKYNHIFVVNVSEKAEAARDLLEGKMWDSPQRPFGGAEDFIWSPDSSQLLYVTKPKSGKEYATSTNTDIFAYDWATGTTKNLTESNKGYDVNPKFSPDGKSLVWQSMARDGYEADKNDIKLMDWKSGKTTNLTAGWDDSVSGDIFWSGDSKTIYFTAAFRGTKQLFSLDAKNAKVQQITKGDFDVNEIFAGEKNSLLVGRTDINHATDLFSVNVKNGEMKQVTEANKEVYASLAQGKSELKMVKTTDGKEMGVWFHYPPNFDPNKKYPTLVYCQGGPQSALTQFFSTRWNFALMAANGYIVVAPNRRGMPGWGTKWNEEISRDWGGQPMRDYLAATDYAKTLPYVDGDRVAAVGASYGGYSVFMLAGIHQNRFKTFIAHDGLFDMKSWYLTTEELWFANWDLGSPWEKPLPKAYTEFNPSNFVDQWNKPIMIVQGGIDYRVPYEQGQEAFQAAKLRGLKSKLVYFPNENHWVLHPQNGLVWQREFFDWLKETL, from the coding sequence ATGAAACTTAAGTACAGTCTGCTCGCTATGGCAGCTCCGCTTTTAATGAATGCACAACAAGTAATGACGCCTGAAATTCTGTGGACTTTAAAAAAAGTGGGAGTGCAGGCAGTTTCTCCGGATCAGTCTTCGCTTATCTATAAAGTAGGACAGGTAGATCTTAAAACAGAAAAAACGAAAAACGAGAACTATTTCCTGAACGTTCTAAGTAACCAGTCCACCAAAATCGATCTTGGCAAAAAAGCCCTGATCCAGTGGGATAAAAACGGAATCTATGCGCAGGAGGGCGATAAGATTTTCCTTTCCAAAGACAGCGGAAAGACATGGACGGAATTTTATACCATCGGGGAAGCCGATAACATTGTGATTTCTCCGGACGGTAAAAAAATAGCGTTCAGCAAGCAGGTGCTGATGGAAAGAGTAATGGGAAAAGACAAATATCCCGATACGCCTAAAACCACAGCCCAGGTATACACCGACCTGAATCACCGGCATTGGGATTATTTCAACGAAGGGAAATACAACCATATTTTTGTAGTCAACGTTTCCGAAAAAGCAGAAGCAGCCAGAGACCTGCTGGAAGGGAAAATGTGGGATTCGCCGCAAAGGCCTTTCGGAGGTGCCGAAGATTTTATCTGGAGCCCGGATTCTTCACAGCTTTTATACGTGACCAAACCGAAAAGCGGGAAAGAATATGCTACGAGCACGAATACCGATATTTTCGCTTATGACTGGGCAACAGGAACTACAAAAAACTTGACGGAATCCAATAAAGGATACGATGTAAACCCGAAATTCAGTCCCGACGGGAAGTCGCTGGTTTGGCAAAGCATGGCCAGAGACGGATACGAAGCCGATAAGAATGATATCAAGCTTATGGACTGGAAGTCCGGGAAAACAACAAACCTTACAGCCGGCTGGGACGACAGCGTTTCAGGAGACATTTTCTGGAGCGGCGACTCAAAGACCATCTATTTTACGGCAGCTTTCAGAGGAACCAAGCAATTGTTTTCATTAGATGCTAAAAATGCTAAAGTTCAGCAGATAACCAAAGGTGATTTTGACGTGAATGAAATCTTCGCCGGTGAGAAAAATTCCCTTCTGGTAGGACGAACGGATATCAACCATGCCACGGATCTGTTTTCGGTAAACGTTAAGAACGGAGAAATGAAGCAGGTGACGGAAGCCAATAAAGAGGTTTATGCCAGCCTGGCTCAGGGAAAATCTGAGCTGAAGATGGTAAAAACAACAGACGGTAAAGAAATGGGTGTTTGGTTCCATTATCCACCGAACTTTGACCCGAATAAAAAATATCCGACTTTGGTTTATTGCCAAGGCGGACCGCAGTCTGCATTGACTCAGTTCTTCAGCACAAGATGGAACTTTGCCCTGATGGCTGCCAACGGCTATATCGTCGTAGCACCAAACAGAAGAGGAATGCCGGGCTGGGGAACAAAATGGAACGAGGAGATTTCAAGGGACTGGGGCGGCCAGCCGATGCGGGATTACCTTGCAGCGACCGATTATGCCAAAACACTGCCTTATGTCGATGGCGATCGGGTAGCGGCAGTGGGAGCGAGTTACGGTGGGTACAGTGTCTTCATGCTGGCCGGAATTCACCAGAACCGTTTCAAAACCTTCATCGCACACGACGGATTGTTTGATATGAAATCCTGGTACCTGACCACGGAGGAATTATGGTTCGCCAACTGGGATCTGGGTTCCCCATGGGAAAAGCCGCTTCCAAAAGCCTACACGGAATTCAATCCGAGCAATTTCGTTGACCAATGGAACAAACCGATCATGATTGTACAGGGCGGAATCGATTACCGCGTTCCTTACGAGCAGGGCCAGGAAGCTTTCCAGGCAGCAAAGCTCAGAGGATTGAAATCAAAATTAGTATACTTCCCGAACGAAAACCACTGGGTGCTTCATCCACAGAACGGACTGGTTTGGCAGCGTGAATTCTTCGACTGGCTGAAGGAAACGTTGTAG
- a CDS encoding PaaI family thioesterase: MTPEKKQLITDSFNRSETLKFYKAELLEVKTDFISMKIPKMDLMTRKAGMFNGAMIASLVDVSSGYAAVSHYEEDCYVVTVELKVNYLRPAIGDALVSKSYVVKGGAKISVIRTEIYTVDEKGESESHVATSLVTMMKIK; this comes from the coding sequence ATGACCCCCGAAAAAAAGCAGCTCATTACCGACAGTTTCAACCGCTCCGAAACTTTAAAATTCTATAAGGCCGAACTCCTGGAAGTGAAAACCGATTTCATCTCTATGAAAATCCCGAAAATGGATCTGATGACCCGAAAGGCCGGGATGTTCAATGGTGCCATGATCGCTTCTCTGGTGGACGTTTCTTCAGGCTATGCTGCCGTCAGTCACTATGAAGAAGACTGTTATGTAGTAACGGTGGAACTGAAAGTCAATTACCTGAGGCCCGCTATCGGCGACGCGCTGGTTTCAAAATCTTATGTGGTCAAGGGCGGCGCGAAGATCAGCGTGATCCGGACGGAAATTTATACGGTGGATGAAAAAGGAGAATCCGAAAGCCATGTAGCGACTTCCCTGGTAACGATGATGAAAATAAAGTAA
- a CDS encoding pirin family protein, with translation MKTLNFLVIGKNQEILDTLKRVIEKNEGWKAETLSDESQSRDFITNHEVDIVLLSSGLEDRFEKDIIAFCEDLDKEVKVIEHYGGGSGLLRSEVEGLYAENRNPEKRVIHRAGSGGITKMDWLSGEKIFSFSEFYNPERINFGTLRVLNDDAIVSGKGFGAHPHDNMEIISIALEGTLIHEDNLGNKTEIKGGDVQVMSAGTGVMHSEFSKDEGGFGKFLQIWIYPNKRNVTPRYDQMTLDMTKSHNRFQQILSPDPDDDGIWIYQDAWFHLGTFENGIETDYRVKKEGNGVYAFIIKGSAGIAGEQLGAKDGFGICDVSEINIKVTSENTEILLMEVPMEIK, from the coding sequence ATGAAAACATTGAACTTTTTAGTGATCGGAAAAAATCAGGAGATCCTGGATACCCTGAAAAGAGTAATTGAAAAAAATGAAGGCTGGAAAGCCGAAACGCTCAGTGATGAAAGCCAAAGCCGCGATTTCATCACAAACCATGAGGTAGATATCGTATTGCTGAGCTCCGGCCTGGAAGACCGTTTTGAAAAAGATATCATCGCTTTCTGTGAGGATCTTGATAAAGAGGTAAAGGTAATCGAACATTACGGTGGCGGCAGCGGCCTGTTGCGCAGTGAAGTGGAAGGCCTTTATGCAGAAAACAGGAATCCGGAAAAGCGGGTCATTCACCGGGCTGGTTCCGGCGGAATAACGAAAATGGACTGGCTTTCCGGTGAAAAGATATTCAGCTTCAGCGAATTTTATAATCCTGAACGGATCAATTTCGGGACCCTGAGGGTATTAAATGATGATGCTATCGTATCCGGAAAAGGTTTCGGAGCCCATCCGCATGACAATATGGAGATCATCAGTATCGCTTTGGAAGGAACACTTATTCATGAAGATAACCTGGGTAACAAGACGGAGATAAAAGGAGGCGATGTCCAGGTAATGAGTGCCGGAACCGGTGTTATGCACAGCGAATTCAGTAAAGATGAAGGCGGTTTTGGGAAATTCCTGCAGATCTGGATCTATCCGAATAAAAGAAACGTCACTCCAAGGTACGACCAGATGACGCTGGACATGACCAAAAGCCACAATAGGTTTCAGCAGATTCTTTCTCCTGATCCTGACGATGACGGAATCTGGATCTATCAGGATGCATGGTTCCACCTGGGAACCTTTGAAAACGGTATCGAAACCGATTACCGGGTCAAGAAAGAAGGCAACGGGGTTTATGCCTTTATCATCAAAGGAAGTGCGGGAATCGCAGGCGAGCAATTGGGAGCCAAAGATGGCTTCGGTATCTGCGATGTATCGGAAATCAATATAAAAGTGACTTCGGAAAATACGGAGATCCTTTTGATGGAAGTGCCGATGGAGATAAAATAA